In Ananas comosus cultivar F153 linkage group 7, ASM154086v1, whole genome shotgun sequence, the sequence ttttaaataaaaattgtaaaacTGACACATTGAAAGAGTAAggataaacttataattttacataatatacaAGATAAACCGCCATCAGTAATATGAGATACCCATTCTTCGCTTgataatattttcgatgtaatcctgcatTATCTGTAATGCTATATTACCGATCAGATTACGAACTGGATGAACCAAATGCAGTAGTTCTGACTTCTGACAGGATTTCTTGTAATCTTGGCAGGACaatccgaaccaaacacaccaaaaattttaagtcctcttatatattatacatcTAACTTATTCAATGGGTGGGTTTGATTCGGTACTCACATTATTTGACTAGCAAAAAATTCTCATCCATTAGATATAttcttatattataataattttatatgtatttctataaaattttaaaaatacacaCTTATCCCTCTATTTTAATAATTACTAAAAATTTTCAAGCTTTACaacattcaaatttatttagaaaaactGATAATTATTAGTTGACCGTTAAATTTTCATGAGTTTCTCCTAAACTTCTAGTAGTTTACAAACTATGGTACATTAGATttctattaattatataattaatagtttctgaattttatgtttttttttatggattgTATTAagtatgaattaaaattttagaatgtaaaTTAGCTAGATGTAAAATATGTAAGCATAGCATAACTTGGTAGAGAAATAAAGCGGGAATAATAGTAGATATTCCACACTATCCTTCTCAAAATTAagtagaaaaaatttattttttacatacTTATTTTtgaggggcaattgcctatatacccctgaaaagtttctggttttcttatttacccctcttagaaggctaatattgaaaatacccttcttatgttccaagtttttctaaaatacccctggAGTTGAGTTCCGTTAGTgagctgccgttatctctgaaaaattaccattttgcccattccaatatacccttgtatagtaacaaacttttcttttatacccttcatatagcaaatacttttcttatttgcctttcaGCCGGATCCGGAGCAGAGGGCGTGTAGGGGTCCGATGGTgttgcggccctcttgctctcggcgccggccaaggcagcagaggaggagaaggacgaTGAGAGCGGCGAGAGATGGGATCGTCGCTgtggccctcttgctcccggcgccggccaaggcggTGAAGAAGGtggacgacggcgacgacgagagCAGCGGTGGAAGAGGACGACGAGTGCGATGAGAGGGGtggtgttggaggtggaggtgtgggaggagatgaggcgaggtggaggcggaggagccggccgGTGGTGGCGACCAAGTTGGGAAAGAAAGAGGGGATAATCTTAGGGATTAGTataataaggtaggggcaaaataggtattttgtttagattttaactctagtatagatttaacccatgtttaacccgagttaagtaacaggggataactgcggcggtattttggaataacggtggaacatatgagaagcattttagaaagaaaaaaaaagtagggatagaTTGAATATTTCCGAAcgcatgaagggtatatagaaaattatccctatttttgaaaataataatattaaaggaTGTAACGAAATTGTGCAATTCTCATCATAAATCAAAGCCCAATGAGTGGTGGATCTAAAAAAGTTAACAAATATAATTGTTAATTAAAATTGAATGGAAATGAAATATGAATCATTTAGCATTACAATTAttctttatatttaatagattttttaaaaaaaacacttagATATTCAAGTTCATAACTTTGGGAATCATATTATAGTAGGTTCCACATAGGATCAATGAATGAATTATGAGGTGGGCCCCACTTTTTAAAGATGaggtaattttttctttttttctttttttgtgagtGGGTTAAATTGATCCCCATAAATTATAGGATTAACCCTGTCACGTGTTAATTTTGTGTTCATTTAATAATTTGTTAGATAtgttttaatactaaaataaaaaaaaaatcctaaaagtAAAGATTATAATTCTTCAATAGAGATAAAATTACCACGTGACGACGAATTGGGACTCCCCAACTCATTCAATGATTTGCTAGATATTTTTCAATACGAGAActaaaaaaaagccctaaaaggAAAGATTATAATTCTTCAATAGAGATAAAATTATCGCGTGCCGACGAATTAGGGCTCCCCAATGAAGCGTAGTCGGAGAGGACTCCACTcgagcgcaagtgacaaaggacttaATAGTAAGTACTTGAAAGTCCCAGCTTCAAAGCCTAGTTTCTTTCACATTTcatttaagttcatttctaaaaaaaacaaagtggaTAATGTATAATATGCTAAAGAACGTACaacatgctatttttctcttggaaataaaaaaaaaaacaaccataGAGGTCCGCCACTGAGCCCAATTAATCAACGGCCTTTGTATAGCGAGAAAGTCTTCTGAGTAACAATCACACCACGTCAGCAATATGTAGCCAATCAAATATCTCACATTGAGGGAAcagtataataaaatattttttttataaatcatgATGGGGTGGGTGAACCTAGGGGTTAATTGTGATTGATTACGTCACGCCACATAACGTACGTGACTGGcacattttagaatttttttggtACAGCACAATAATAGCTGTTATTCCATATATgaattttgtaggaaaaaaaaaagacaataaaaAGATAACAATTCACAAGATAGTTTGAGACTAGCGAGTGTAATTTACCAAAAGTTTTTTTACTTTAACCAAGCGTTACCTAAAATTtgtacataaaaatattttaatttctttctaaaGATGACAGACACTTAAATTTTCTGAAGCTAAAAGAATCATATGATGATCTCTGTTGTGTTACAGAAGTTTGGACAACAATTTTTAAAAGCATTGCAATTCACAAAATATCGAATGTTGAGtttaaaagttcaaatatcaaaatacaattttaatttactaaaacAAAATCTCTTTATTGTgcttgaaataaataaaataatgaacCACAAGAGAAGAACAAACCACTAAAATTAAGAATTGAGCTAAAGTTCCAATTTATTTCCTTCATGTGAACAATGACAcctaaatcaattttttttttctacataaaTTGTGGAATAAGCTCCAATAAATTGAATCATCACAACCTCCTCTTAGGTATTAGTTCTCTCATCAACAACTTAGAAACCTATCAATAATacaacacaacaacaacaacaacaacaacaacaacactaGGTTTCTGCAACACTTTGTTGCATATGTTTTAGCAACTTATGTTGCACAAATGTAATAATAACACTCCAACATGAGTTAGATCAttagattaatttcatacagtttcttacaaatatagtgaatgacaaatatatcacTACAAAGTTAAACTTCAtgtgttgtccctacaaaaattctaatattttcaaatatgtctctctggtttgttaccgttagagaatcgtttatattttcaattttgccatcacaaatatatctctccaaaagtcataacagtataatataagaggataaaaatatcaaaaactaaccaagattaagtatttaatctacaGTTAAcagcaggaatatatttgaaaatatcagaacttttgtagaaataatatatgaaagttgaactttataaagatatatttgtcattcactatgttagcagggacctgtatgaaattaaccctggATTCACGTAAATTTGTCAATAAAGCCCTCATAAAATCAGCAATTTGCGGGTCTAATGTCCAGTAAGAAGAGAGCCGGTTCGTGTTTCGCGGCGCATCCATACTTAAATGCAGTGTATTTTCTGTGAACCCCTGTGAGACTCCCTTGTCCTGCTCTTTGATGAAACTCCACCATTGCTTTAGAGCATTCTCTGTAAGAAGAAGAGATTTATAACAAAGGAAACATACATATGAGTGATATGTTTTTTTTACTGTAAAAGGGCTCTAAGCTAAGNattacaaaaaaaaaaaaattttataaatactcgttttttctcttttcttttctaacttttaaaaacctatattttacctttttaatatttcaaattattgcaTTTAGTACTTCTCCGTCAGATTCTTAtgatttataccgaaaatactcttcaaaatatcttattttataaaaaaagtaagaataatttggttattttgttcTCTTCATTAACACCGTAACTCCTGAATGcatttttgaaagtttaaaggaagaaaatataaattttttaaagttaggaaagaaaagtgaaaaaaatgagTGTTTATAGAGGAACTTTTTGGaattgagcaaaaaaaaaagccaattaAATTGACCCCTTGTTTAAATGCATCCTCATGCAAAAACTTACCTAAGAATTTTGCAAAATGTGTATAaattattggattaaatacaCTTTATTTCTTGAACTTTCTTATCTATTGTAATTCCATCTCTGACCtgtttgaagaaaaataaaataaaataaaataaaataaataaacaatacgTTATCTTTTCCTACTAGAAAAATTGTTTAGACTTGTTTCAAGTAAAAcgagtaaaatatatatcttttttttttttgaacatagAACACTTTGGTATTTTTCATGGTCAGGGACGGAATTGCAAAAATGAGAAACTCAGAAGCTATGTGTTTAAGTAAGAAGTGTGACCTAATTATACAATTtagataaaaacatatataatttttctgaaTTATGGATAATTTTGATTcggctatccaatcttttaaaattttgattttacttttcaatctttcaatttatttgatttgaataagtCAACatcattttgactttaaaaaattcgaatgcatcgtttatctttacCTGCTTAGTTATTATATTTCAtgtaattctcgcaactatagaaatttattaaaataaataattagcgtgaaatttaaagttaaagcaCCGTTGACGAcgtcaaattaaataaattgaaagttcgaatagtaaaattaaaattttaagaggtcTGTACCATCCGagtatctttataaaattaaaactttcaaGTATAAACATTACgaaatatctttatatataaattgatattaccaaaataatatttactattgACAGAATCAGGGATGAAGCTAGAAATTAAGATTCGGAGGGCCAATATGTAAGTTTGGCAGAGAAGTTGTAGAATAGTAAGGAAAAGAATTTTTCAGATTCACTGACTATCTATTGCTAGCGACAATAGCGACAATGTGCTCAAGGAGGAGCAAGACTATAAAAACTGAAGAAAAAGGGCCGAGGGGTTTGGAAAAAGATTGGGACAcaagttgtattaaaaaaatcaatttggcCCCCCTAAAATTgaaattgtaatatttaaatttttaccataaagGACTTGTATGTAATTTTTAGGGTTAATCTCATACAGGGTCCTGCAAACaaagtgaatgacaaatatattcttacaaagttcaactttcatatattgtccctacaaaagttttaatatttttaaatatatccctctgatttattaccgttagagaaccatttatattttcaattttgtcatcacaaatacgTCCCTTCAAaaaccataacagtataatataagacaagtaaaaatgtcaaaaactaactagggttaagtatttaacctatagttaactaaatttttctaatgaattctaacggcaggaatatatttgaaaacatcaggactttaACATGGACAACagatgaaagttaaactttacagAAATATACTTGTCATCCACTATATCCGTAGaaacctgtatgaaattaacccttaaatttactataaatgacttatatgtaaattttaaaaattgagagGGCCATGGTCACTGTGAGAGCCTCACTTCAGCTGCTCCGTCACTAGATAGAACATATACATTGAATCTAATCATACTTTAAACTCTAGCGATCGCAAAGAAAAAGCTCTAGCAAAATCAATTCCGAATTCAAATTAGAGACTTAATTTAGAAAGGAGGGGGGGNggggggggggggggggaggaaaAGAAGTGCTCACAAAAGTTGCTCTTCTGAGTACATGGTGTGCATCTTACAAGCTTTGCTCCAGTGCTTGAACCCACTGAGTGTGCTCTGAGCAGTGTAAATTGCTGCAGCGGCCAAGTGCGAAGGGCGAAATTTGAGCATTTGGTACTCCACAAGGGAGAGCTCAATGAGGAAAAATGATAGGAGCTCTACCTGGCTCAAATttaaagagggaaaaaaataataataatgataataataaatgaaaaaaagatgTTATTATCTTTatggtaataataataagggtTAAATACATACAGATTCCTgtaaacatagtaaattataaatatatttctaaaaagttcaactttcatatgttattcttataaaagttctaatattttcaaatatacttatCTGGTTTGTTattgttagagaactgttttatattttaacagtaaataagtgaaatgtcaatttcgACATCACAAATATTCTTAtatgttacaaaaaaaaaagaaaataaataaaaagaaaaaaaaaaaagaaaagaaaaggtgagGGGATCACTCACCTTCTTATCAGATTGAGCAGCCTTGAGGAACCTTCTCATGAAGACATAAGGAGTTGGCACAGACATGTTGAACTGCAGTGTGTTCACCATCAACCTCTCCTGAAGAAATTAACAAAGATaagcaaatttaattttaaaaaaattaaaaaaaagaaaattttaaaaaaaattagttttataattaatatttgttatCTCTTTAAAAAGCGAaataatcattaaaattacatgCCACCTACTTTCGCTTTTGAACTTCAGAAGCTAATTTAAGTAATTTCTCACTGAAACTTCATAATGGTCCTTCTAAACTCGAGGTCCGGAAACTCATTTCGGCCTTTCATTTCGTTCCAAAGCgctaatctttttattttgtgatcCTTTCAACTTTTTCTTCGAGacttaaaaaagttattttacaaGTCAAGCCAAATAAACAAGCGATTGTTTTGTATCAAAAGAAGGATTTATTAGAAGTTTATTCCTCAAATTTCGgtctatatttcaattttgtctctaaaattttaattttcaggaAACAAAATAGCAATGATGCTGATGTGAGCACTGGTGTTAATGTGACATTTTGTTTAGCTGCAATAGGACTTGattatttcataaaataaaatttatagactaaaatattataattaatccaTATCAACTAGAGTTAAAAGTTAAACTTCAAGATCAAACTAAAGATCAAACTTGAAGTACATACTTGAAAtgtaattcaaatttttgagtAATAAAAGGGTGTTTTGAAATTACGAAAACGACTGCTGCGTCAGATGCTCTACATTTGCGATGATCTTATTACAAAAGATGACTTTAAACCATCTTTTCAGCTTAGGGACCGTTTGGTTGCacgtagttgcaactgcactgcagttgtaactacatgtAAATGCAAATTTCGTGTTTGGTTTAATGTATTTAACTCTAATTGCTGCAGTAAGAACTGCAGgaggaggcccaactgcagcagttcgaactacACCCAAATtggctgcagttccaactacagcagttggagagaataattttaaataaaagatatgcttacctcaatattttttaaataaaaattattattatttttttacattggaggtaatctcaccatcatatatataaaataataaaattttaaaaattatttctcaactgcatgtaatcaaacaaattatttatacttgcagcgctttctactacatccaaccaaacaagatTCATGTAGTTATGACTATTGTATTTCcaactgcatgcatctctaactacactgcatttataattacatctaaccaaacggccccttagtAATGATTGACGAATGACGACCGAACCTTCCTAAAAAGTTGAGTTACGGTCGAATTTACAGatacgtcaatccaaacgcgCCCTCATAAATgtataattaattcaaaaacagggttttttttttttttgtttaccatTTCGAGAACTTCCCCTCGCGTGTAGGCGCGATCGCAAATGAGCACAAGATCATCCACAACTGGAACACTGACTTCCTCATACTTGCATGCAAGAAGCATGGCTGTTACTCCCACCAACTGCAGCTTCTTCCTCACCACTGTTTGGAGTGCTAAgaatctatctattacattcactGTGAGGAACAGTGTCTCCTCCATAAGCTCAAACTTGTAGTGCACCTGAGGAAActcacataatttttttttaaaaaaaaaaagatatgagaGTTtgagagttttcttttttttctttgaaaaataaaagaagggaTCAAGTGGATTtaaattttgggatttttttttttttttttggggtcatNtgttttctaatttttaaattcgttgaaaaattcggcttaaacggattcggtataaaatataaaatataaaatataaaatataagataatctatatttaaatataaaaattataagttttttattcagattttcaataatttgggaataatttgcgaataatttgcgaattattcggttagcccaaaaattcgcgattaattttttttttttggaaaaaaaaattcgtaaatgaaccgtttaattcggatttccaataatttgcgaataattcgtgaattaactaacaaagctACGTCCTCCGCAATAGTCCATATTTGGGTGCACGTGCATTTCCTTAAAAATCACATGTTGTAAAGATCTTTAGGATGCCAATGGATAtgaatttctgaaattttatctgaacccaAATCTGAATAGGACAGGTTTACAGGATGCTAAACGAATATAATTTTGGATACGGATatacgaaaaaataaaaattcaatgaGTTTGAATTCGGGTATGAATTTTATCTATAACAGATCTGAATCCGAACCAGAATTGATTTTgcattgtaatatatatatatgaatgtatgatgttttattttttgaatttatattttaaaagttttaattttaatgtaacaAGTTTTGAAATATGGCAAATGGGAATAATTGGTTGTTGGATTgggattttggggttttgaaAATTCGCCCCAAATCCGGCCCATTAACATCTCTAGGCATGTGCACAAACATAGACTactcttttattaattattagataCAGGACTATTCACGTGTGAACTCtcaatatctaaaaattaatatctatacCTCCTCACAAATTGCCCAAATTTGCAT encodes:
- the LOC109712497 gene encoding G2/mitotic-specific cyclin-2-like isoform X1 translates to MDRSRENIASLRAQEAAPMEGVRFGARTANNSDRRALRDIGNLAGAPQNPNAVRKRGLSDENATDDKKQCVFLADRPITRRFAATLANQSRTDDHLQFSIATSSSTYQNFILRDVEETKEEEVNIEIEEIEMEDLEEEEEEVPEIDSCDSSNPLAVVDYVQDIYNFYRRTEDLGCVCPNYMSNQFDINEKMRAILIDWLIEVHYKFELMEETLFLTVNVIDRFLALQTVVRKKLQLVGVTAMLLACKYEEVSVPVVDDLVLICDRAYTRGEVLEMERLMVNTLQFNMSVPTPYVFMRRFLKAAQSDKKVELLSFFLIELSLVEYQMLKFRPSHLAAAAIYTAQSTLSGFKHWSKACKMHTMYSEEQLLECSKAMVEFHQRAGQGSLTGVHRKYTAFKYGCAAKHEPALFLLDIRPANC